From Gammaproteobacteria bacterium, a single genomic window includes:
- the kdsB gene encoding 3-deoxy-manno-octulosonate cytidylyltransferase encodes MKARVLGIVPARLASTRLPNKPLFPILGRPLIEWVWRRVRSMQVLDHAVVATDSDRVARVCRDLGAPVEMTSSDHPSGTDRIAEVAARRRYRDYPVIANIQGDEPLLEERHLAAAVELVRGGGWEIGTCATPVEHLEAWKDPSVVKVARAATGRALYFSRAAIPYKRAAKPDAGDLLREPYLRHIGIYACARDALERWVAMAPTVLERLEKLEQLRPLESGIRIGVAVVGVAHPGVDTPTDVLYTERRLREMEQHSSSLVSGT; translated from the coding sequence ATGAAAGCTCGCGTCCTGGGTATCGTTCCCGCCCGGCTCGCCTCTACACGACTCCCCAACAAACCCCTCTTCCCCATCCTCGGCCGACCCCTCATCGAGTGGGTCTGGCGCAGGGTCCGGTCCATGCAGGTGCTTGACCACGCCGTCGTGGCGACCGACTCCGACCGGGTGGCGCGCGTCTGCCGCGACCTGGGCGCCCCGGTGGAGATGACCTCGTCCGACCATCCCTCAGGCACCGACCGCATCGCCGAGGTGGCGGCGCGCAGGCGCTACCGGGACTACCCGGTGATCGCAAACATCCAGGGGGACGAGCCGCTGCTCGAGGAACGCCACCTGGCGGCGGCCGTCGAGCTGGTTCGCGGCGGAGGATGGGAGATCGGGACCTGCGCGACCCCGGTGGAGCACCTGGAAGCGTGGAAGGATCCTTCCGTGGTGAAGGTTGCGCGCGCCGCCACGGGCCGGGCGCTCTACTTTTCGCGCGCCGCGATACCCTACAAGCGGGCCGCGAAGCCGGATGCGGGCGACCTTCTGCGCGAACCCTATCTGCGCCATATCGGCATCTATGCCTGCGCGCGCGATGCCCTCGAGCGGTGGGTGGCGATGGCACCGACCGTCCTCGAGCGCCTCGAAAAGCTCGAGCAGCTGCGCCCGCTCGAGTCCGGCATCCGCATCGGCGTGGCGGTGGTCGGGGTCGCGCACCCCGGCGTCGACACGCCGACCGACGTGCTCTACACCGAAAGGAGACTGCGGGAAATGGAGCAGCATTCATCCAGCCTGGTGAGCGGAACATGA
- a CDS encoding 6-bladed beta-propeller — MRTTPREAKQARADRPPNLRVRFSGLVTAASVALLTACGPDARSSDATPDAVVEAIGDTTVVRTLSGSVWGAEASLVPEITIGLLDGPEEYLFGRIWSLAVNDDGTVYVLDRLEQHVRVFDSLGVHLETLGRRGEGPGEFTSPEAIAVLPDGRLAVRDPENQRVTVFGPGPGETAEWGYTGGAGTRSPLYTDARGRTFLLASTPARERGFVMQIIVLSPDGTPLDTLPEPSSDYQPPLVRAEAPGILVSYGVPFTPRYHWTVHPSGHFLTGLSSDYRIDLARDDGVLRIERRRDPVPASTAERAYQRERVVGSIRRSLPGWDWDGPAIPSGKPFFQELLAGRDGRIWVRLWTEGRPVDNVDHDPDDPGSLPVIWEEETRYDVFEPDGTYLGVVVAPDEFATFPAPVFDGDRVWAVTADELGVERVVRYRISHGAP; from the coding sequence ATGCGAACGACCCCTCGGGAAGCGAAGCAGGCGAGAGCCGACCGGCCACCAAACCTGCGTGTGCGTTTCAGCGGGCTGGTGACCGCGGCCTCCGTCGCTCTCCTAACCGCTTGCGGACCCGATGCGCGCTCTTCCGACGCCACCCCTGACGCGGTCGTCGAAGCCATCGGCGACACTACCGTCGTCCGCACACTGTCTGGCAGCGTGTGGGGCGCGGAGGCTTCACTGGTGCCGGAGATCACGATCGGTCTGCTCGACGGTCCCGAGGAGTATCTCTTCGGCCGCATCTGGTCGCTCGCCGTGAACGATGACGGGACGGTGTACGTCCTGGACCGGCTGGAGCAGCATGTGCGCGTCTTCGACTCGCTCGGGGTCCATCTCGAAACGCTGGGACGCCGGGGTGAGGGTCCCGGCGAGTTCACCAGCCCCGAAGCCATAGCCGTACTGCCCGATGGACGGCTTGCCGTGCGCGACCCCGAGAATCAGCGCGTCACGGTATTCGGCCCCGGCCCGGGCGAGACGGCCGAATGGGGGTACACTGGCGGCGCCGGTACGCGGTCACCGCTGTACACTGATGCACGCGGCCGTACCTTTCTGCTCGCCAGCACCCCGGCCCGCGAGCGCGGGTTTGTCATGCAGATCATCGTTCTGAGCCCCGACGGGACGCCTCTCGACACGCTTCCGGAACCGTCCAGCGACTACCAACCCCCCCTTGTGAGGGCTGAAGCTCCCGGGATCCTGGTGAGCTATGGCGTCCCCTTCACTCCCCGGTATCACTGGACCGTTCACCCGAGCGGCCACTTCCTCACGGGTCTCTCCTCCGACTACCGAATCGACCTCGCCCGGGATGACGGCGTACTCCGCATCGAGCGCAGGCGGGATCCGGTCCCTGCGTCGACCGCGGAGCGGGCTTACCAGCGCGAACGCGTCGTCGGGAGCATACGCAGGTCCCTCCCCGGCTGGGACTGGGACGGTCCGGCGATTCCGAGCGGGAAACCGTTCTTCCAGGAGCTGCTGGCCGGCCGGGACGGGCGCATCTGGGTGCGGCTGTGGACCGAAGGACGACCGGTGGACAACGTGGATCACGATCCCGACGATCCCGGCTCGCTGCCGGTGATCTGGGAGGAAGAGACCCGGTACGATGTCTTTGAGCCGGACGGGACCTATCTGGGCGTCGTGGTGGCGCCGGACGAATTTGCCACTTTCCCGGCCCCGGTATTCGACGGCGACCGTGTGTGGGCCGTAACGGCGGACGAGCTGGGAGTGGAACGGGTGGTCCGCTACCGGATCTCACACGGAGCGCCCTGA
- a CDS encoding sialidase — MTVRHPTRAFARAFILSLLAAGVAARGLAAQLTAPGELPDEFFADADFRHVGPVGNRVSAVVGEPGNRNVYYLGAASGGVFKSEDGGHTWRPVFDDQPAQSIGALAVAPSDANVVWAGTGESFIRSNVSIGNGVYRSTDAGRTWRHMGLDETGRIGRIVIHPDDPDMVYVAAAGHLYGPQQERGLFRTTDGGENWERVLFSGENSGAIDVVMDPTNPRILFAATWQMQIWTWGRESGGPESGLWTSRDGGDTWTRLEGAGLPRGTMGRIGLAMTAADPDRVYALIETNSNREYEELEEHEGTLWRSDDGGRSWTMVNADHALAQRPLYYSRMAVAPDDPDEVHFMSTVHTRSLDGGVSFEVISGGDNHDMWIDPRDPARMIIGNDQGVRISTNRGRNWYRPLLPIAQMYHVHTDTRVPYNLYGNRQDGPSTGGPSNTLTGGAIPVGAWRSVGGCEVGFAIPDTVTNDVVWSGCYEGILERHQLSTGITRTVSVWPDNPEGWAAADVRYRFQWTFPVHISPHDNNVVYAGSQHVHRTTDGGHSWSVISPDLTRADTTRMQKTGGLTTEDVSPTYASVLFALAESPIEAGTIWAGSNDGLVHVTRDGGESWIEVAGNISGLPEWGTVSNIEPSRYSPAAAYITVDFHQLGGTDPFVYKTEDYGASWRSLAGDIPRSVFSYAHVVREDPVRPGLLYLGTENSLYVSFDDGVTWSSLQGDLPHAPVHWLEIQPHFNDLVVGTYGRGFWILDDITPLQQLSAETVADGVHLFAPRPAYRFLPREARNAQPDDPAAGENPDYGASINFHLGEDLAGPVTIEVETMDGAPVRTLSGSFGPGMNRAMWDLRYTASATPRLRTPPLEHSHRGVGQEGWRPPPDGGPVRPLAIPGRYRVRLTAGAEERTAEFEILQDPASMASAEDMRAQLALQLELREMSDSTAELINRIEWTRRGLADLEERVRGNPLYAEIAEVGEELALALIELEMELFDLRLTGGSARQDTIRWPRRLWAKIASLAGYSAGSDDPPTESMSEVGGIYRLQLEEYLRRWAELAADDITDFNRLLAERGLPPIIS; from the coding sequence ATGACTGTCAGGCATCCCACCCGTGCGTTCGCCCGCGCGTTCATCCTGTCCCTCCTGGCAGCCGGCGTCGCGGCCCGCGGGCTCGCCGCCCAACTGACCGCTCCCGGCGAGCTTCCGGACGAGTTCTTCGCCGACGCCGACTTCCGCCACGTGGGCCCGGTGGGCAACCGGGTGAGCGCGGTGGTGGGCGAACCCGGCAACCGCAACGTCTACTACCTCGGGGCCGCGTCGGGAGGCGTTTTCAAGAGCGAGGACGGCGGGCACACCTGGCGTCCCGTCTTCGACGACCAGCCGGCGCAGTCGATCGGCGCGCTGGCAGTCGCGCCCTCCGACGCCAACGTGGTGTGGGCGGGGACGGGCGAGTCGTTCATCCGCTCCAACGTCTCCATCGGCAACGGCGTGTACCGCTCCACCGACGCGGGCCGCACCTGGCGGCACATGGGGCTCGACGAGACGGGAAGGATCGGGCGCATCGTCATCCATCCCGACGATCCGGACATGGTGTACGTTGCGGCGGCCGGCCACCTCTACGGCCCGCAGCAGGAGCGGGGGCTGTTCCGCACCACCGACGGCGGGGAGAACTGGGAGCGGGTGCTCTTCTCCGGCGAGAACTCCGGCGCGATCGACGTGGTGATGGATCCCACCAACCCGCGCATCCTCTTCGCCGCGACCTGGCAGATGCAGATCTGGACCTGGGGGCGCGAGAGCGGAGGCCCGGAAAGCGGCCTCTGGACCAGCCGCGACGGGGGCGACACCTGGACCCGGCTCGAGGGCGCCGGGCTGCCCCGCGGCACCATGGGCCGGATCGGCCTCGCCATGACCGCGGCGGACCCGGACCGCGTCTACGCGCTCATCGAAACCAACTCCAACCGGGAGTACGAGGAGCTGGAGGAGCACGAAGGCACGCTCTGGCGGTCCGACGACGGCGGGCGCTCCTGGACGATGGTGAACGCCGACCACGCGCTGGCGCAGCGGCCCCTCTACTACTCGCGCATGGCGGTCGCGCCGGACGATCCCGACGAGGTTCACTTCATGTCCACGGTGCACACGCGCTCGCTGGACGGGGGCGTGTCCTTCGAGGTCATCTCCGGGGGCGACAACCACGACATGTGGATCGACCCGCGCGACCCGGCGCGCATGATCATCGGCAACGACCAGGGGGTGCGCATCTCCACCAACCGGGGGCGCAACTGGTACCGGCCGCTCCTGCCCATCGCCCAGATGTACCACGTCCACACCGACACCCGGGTCCCCTACAACCTGTACGGCAACCGCCAGGACGGGCCCTCGACGGGCGGGCCCTCCAACACCCTCACCGGGGGCGCGATTCCGGTGGGGGCGTGGCGCTCCGTTGGCGGCTGCGAGGTCGGGTTCGCCATCCCCGACACGGTGACCAACGATGTCGTCTGGTCGGGGTGCTACGAGGGCATCCTCGAGCGGCACCAGCTCTCCACCGGGATCACCCGCACAGTAAGCGTGTGGCCCGACAACCCCGAAGGCTGGGCGGCCGCCGACGTGCGCTACCGCTTTCAGTGGACCTTTCCCGTCCACATCTCGCCGCACGACAACAACGTGGTCTACGCGGGCAGCCAGCACGTGCACCGCACCACCGACGGGGGGCACAGCTGGAGCGTGATCAGCCCCGACCTCACGCGCGCCGACACCACCCGCATGCAGAAGACGGGCGGGCTCACCACCGAGGACGTGAGCCCCACCTACGCCTCGGTGCTCTTCGCCCTCGCCGAATCCCCCATCGAGGCCGGCACCATCTGGGCGGGCTCGAACGATGGCCTCGTGCACGTGACGCGCGACGGCGGCGAGAGCTGGATCGAGGTGGCCGGCAACATCTCCGGGCTCCCCGAGTGGGGCACGGTGAGCAACATCGAGCCCTCCCGCTACAGCCCGGCGGCGGCGTACATCACCGTCGACTTCCACCAACTGGGCGGCACCGATCCCTTCGTCTACAAGACGGAGGACTACGGGGCGTCCTGGCGCTCGCTCGCCGGCGACATCCCGCGTAGCGTGTTCAGCTACGCCCACGTCGTGCGCGAGGACCCGGTGCGTCCCGGCCTGCTCTACCTCGGCACCGAAAACTCGCTCTACGTCTCCTTCGACGACGGGGTGACCTGGAGCTCGCTGCAGGGCGATCTGCCGCATGCGCCCGTGCACTGGCTGGAGATCCAGCCGCACTTCAACGACCTGGTGGTCGGCACCTACGGGCGGGGATTCTGGATCCTGGACGACATCACGCCGCTTCAGCAGTTGAGCGCGGAGACGGTGGCGGACGGCGTGCATCTGTTCGCACCGCGTCCGGCGTACCGCTTCCTCCCCCGGGAGGCGCGCAACGCCCAGCCGGACGACCCGGCCGCCGGGGAGAACCCCGACTACGGGGCCTCGATCAACTTCCATCTGGGCGAGGATCTGGCCGGACCCGTCACCATCGAGGTGGAGACGATGGACGGAGCGCCGGTCCGCACCCTGTCCGGCAGCTTCGGCCCCGGAATGAACCGTGCGATGTGGGATCTCCGCTACACGGCCTCTGCGACTCCGCGGCTCCGCACCCCGCCGCTCGAGCACTCGCATCGCGGCGTGGGCCAGGAGGGGTGGCGGCCTCCGCCGGACGGCGGCCCGGTTCGGCCCCTTGCCATCCCCGGACGCTACCGGGTGCGTCTTACCGCAGGCGCCGAAGAGCGCACCGCCGAGTTCGAGATCCTGCAGGATCCGGCCTCCATGGCGTCCGCCGAGGACATGCGCGCGCAGCTGGCCCTTCAGCTGGAACTGCGTGAGATGAGCGATTCGACGGCCGAGCTCATCAACCGCATCGAATGGACCCGCCGGGGGTTGGCGGACCTGGAGGAACGGGTGCGCGGGAATCCGCTCTACGCGGAGATCGCGGAAGTGGGAGAGGAGCTCGCGCTGGCGCTCATCGAGCTCGAAATGGAGCTCTTCGACCTGAGGCTTACGGGCGGTTCGGCCCGGCAGGACACCATCCGCTGGCCCCGCCGGCTTTGGGCGAAGATCGCGAGCCTCGCGGGGTATTCGGCCGGCTCGGACGACCCGCCCACGGAGTCGATGAGCGAGGTCGGAGGGATCTACCGGCTCCAGTTGGAGGAGTATCTGAGACGCTGGGCGGAGCTGGCCGCGGACGACATCACCGACTTCAACCGCCTTCTCGCGGAGCGGGGGCTGCCGCCGATCATCTCCTAG
- a CDS encoding aminodeoxychorismate/anthranilate synthase component II: MILVLDNYDSFTWNLVQMLEALGARTEVVRNDERTVQEIERQAPERVVISPGPCTPGEAGISTKLVRALGPSTPILGVCLGHQAIGEAFGGATVRARRVMHGKTAPIRHNGLGVFQGLPSPMTVARYHSLVTDPAALPPELEPVAWTDLPGEDDEIQAMRHRTMPVWGVQFHPESYFSDAGPRLLENFLRL; this comes from the coding sequence ATGATCCTGGTTCTCGACAACTACGACTCCTTCACCTGGAACCTGGTCCAGATGCTGGAGGCCCTGGGTGCCCGAACCGAGGTCGTGCGCAACGACGAGCGCACCGTCCAGGAGATCGAGCGGCAGGCTCCCGAACGCGTCGTCATCTCTCCCGGACCCTGCACGCCGGGGGAAGCGGGTATCAGCACCAAGCTGGTGCGGGCCCTGGGTCCGAGCACACCGATTCTGGGGGTCTGCCTGGGACACCAGGCCATCGGCGAGGCGTTCGGGGGCGCGACCGTCCGGGCCCGGCGCGTCATGCACGGCAAGACCGCACCCATCCGCCACAATGGTCTCGGGGTCTTCCAGGGGCTTCCCTCGCCGATGACCGTGGCCCGCTATCACTCCCTGGTCACGGATCCCGCGGCGCTCCCCCCCGAACTCGAACCCGTGGCCTGGACCGATCTCCCCGGCGAGGACGACGAAATCCAGGCCATGCGCCACCGGACGATGCCCGTCTGGGGGGTTCAGTTCCACCCGGAGTCCTACTTCTCCGACGCGGGCCCGCGGCTGCTGGAGAACTTCCTGCGCCTCTAG
- the nadE gene encoding NAD(+) synthase — translation MLDLNLELIERALVEFIREEIVRRRGFEKVVIGVSGGVDSAVSLCLAVRALGPENVTGLRLPYATSSPESLEHAAMVLEATGAVGRTLDITASVDGYIARHEPDISPLRRGNLAARFRALTIFDQSALLRALPLGTGNKSERLFGYYTWHADDSPPVNPLGDLFKTQVWALARHLGVPSEIVEKPASADLVQGIHDHDELGISYHDADPILHWFLRGYSPADLVRRGFDESQVDIVWSRLNATHWKRELPTVAVLSSTAIGESYLRPVDY, via the coding sequence ATGCTCGACCTCAACCTCGAGCTCATCGAACGCGCCCTTGTGGAGTTCATCCGCGAAGAGATCGTGCGCCGGCGCGGCTTCGAGAAGGTCGTGATCGGCGTGTCGGGAGGCGTCGATTCCGCCGTGTCGCTCTGCCTGGCCGTGCGTGCGCTCGGTCCGGAGAACGTCACCGGGCTGCGGCTGCCCTACGCCACCTCGTCACCGGAAAGCCTGGAGCACGCGGCGATGGTGCTGGAGGCGACCGGTGCCGTGGGCCGCACCCTGGACATCACGGCTTCGGTGGACGGCTACATCGCGCGCCACGAGCCGGACATAAGCCCGCTCCGCCGCGGCAACCTCGCCGCCCGCTTCCGCGCCCTCACCATCTTCGACCAGTCGGCGCTGCTGAGGGCGCTCCCTCTCGGCACCGGCAACAAGAGCGAACGGCTGTTCGGCTACTACACCTGGCACGCCGACGACTCGCCCCCGGTCAACCCGCTCGGCGACCTGTTCAAGACCCAAGTGTGGGCGCTCGCGCGCCATCTCGGCGTTCCCTCCGAAATCGTCGAGAAGCCGGCCAGCGCCGATCTGGTGCAGGGCATCCACGATCACGACGAGCTGGGCATCTCCTACCACGACGCCGACCCCATCCTGCACTGGTTCCTGCGGGGCTACTCGCCCGCCGACCTGGTGCGGCGGGGCTTCGATGAATCGCAGGTTGACATCGTCTGGAGCCGCCTTAACGCGACCCACTGGAAGCGTGAGCTGCCAACGGTGGCGGTGCTTTCGTCCACGGCGATCGGGGAATCGTACCTGAGGCCGGTGGACTACTAG
- a CDS encoding S41 family peptidase, with protein sequence MSRTRFILAAFLLFLPVRASDLAGQDTGSTGQPDAEASATLDGQHFLRAFEVIKRYSWSTPSDSTLWRGALDGLLGAAALLERRADAADSIADSDPIPPETEVPSSQGTVDDQRFLSNFDSIRRSGLDEPDDPMLWSGAVGGLITALNDPYGQVLSPRRVDAFQEATTGNYAGIGVAIQLLNDQITVTAVFRGFPAERVGIQVGDVIVGVDGESAAEWTTGEASQRIRGTPGTRVTVSVERDGFSAPIPHEIERDNIHVSSVHAGYVEEGIGYIELDRVARGSTAEMDSAFALLADASGIILDLRRNPGGYLDESLTLTDLFLDRGKRVVSTRGRNPRRGPGEHEDAAYTRDGASLGDKPLVVLVDGFTASAGEILSGALQDHDRALVLGERTFGKGVVQSVVPLPEGWQLQLTTGEWYTPLGRSLHRQRDAHGTPLPEDSTAFPVFTTEGGRELRGGGGVFPDLEIDGDTLLAVERQLLEEAAAAEFPLGLRLAEIGFDRAQAVGNDGAEATITEERLEAFIAELREAGVPDATLDDPAARRYLLWRLEINLSQRMADDGRLLRFRIQRDPVLAEAARLLREADDQAELFRLTGSGS encoded by the coding sequence ATGAGCCGCACGAGATTCATCCTTGCAGCGTTCCTGCTCTTTCTGCCGGTCCGGGCCTCGGACCTCGCGGGTCAGGATACGGGATCGACCGGCCAGCCCGATGCGGAAGCGTCGGCAACGCTGGACGGCCAGCACTTCCTGCGCGCCTTCGAGGTCATCAAGCGCTACAGCTGGAGCACTCCCTCGGACTCGACGCTCTGGAGGGGAGCTCTCGACGGGTTGCTGGGGGCGGCGGCCCTGCTGGAGCGGCGCGCCGACGCGGCCGACTCGATCGCGGATTCGGATCCGATCCCTCCGGAGACGGAAGTCCCGTCGAGCCAGGGCACGGTGGACGACCAGCGGTTCCTCAGCAACTTCGACAGCATCCGCCGGTCCGGTCTGGACGAACCCGACGATCCGATGTTGTGGAGCGGCGCGGTCGGGGGGCTGATCACGGCTTTGAACGACCCCTATGGCCAGGTGCTCAGCCCGCGCCGGGTGGACGCATTTCAGGAAGCCACCACCGGCAACTACGCGGGCATCGGGGTAGCGATCCAGTTGCTGAACGACCAGATCACGGTCACCGCGGTCTTCCGCGGGTTTCCGGCGGAGCGGGTGGGAATCCAGGTGGGCGACGTGATCGTGGGCGTGGACGGCGAGAGCGCCGCAGAGTGGACTACCGGCGAAGCCTCGCAGCGCATTCGCGGCACCCCCGGCACCAGGGTCACCGTGTCGGTTGAGCGCGACGGGTTTTCCGCTCCCATTCCCCACGAGATCGAACGCGACAACATTCACGTCTCGTCGGTCCATGCCGGATACGTGGAAGAGGGCATAGGCTACATCGAGCTGGACCGGGTGGCTCGCGGTTCCACCGCGGAGATGGACTCCGCCTTCGCTCTGCTCGCGGACGCCAGCGGGATCATACTGGATCTGCGCCGCAATCCGGGGGGCTACCTGGACGAATCCCTCACCCTGACCGACCTCTTCCTCGACCGCGGCAAGCGCGTGGTCAGCACCCGCGGCCGCAACCCGCGCCGCGGGCCCGGCGAGCACGAGGATGCGGCGTACACCCGGGACGGGGCGAGCCTCGGAGACAAGCCGCTGGTGGTGCTGGTCGACGGCTTTACCGCCTCGGCCGGGGAGATCCTTTCCGGAGCCCTGCAGGACCACGACCGCGCGCTGGTGTTGGGCGAGCGCACCTTCGGAAAGGGGGTGGTGCAGTCCGTCGTACCGCTCCCGGAGGGCTGGCAGCTGCAGCTGACCACCGGGGAGTGGTACACTCCGCTGGGCCGGTCGCTGCACCGTCAGCGGGACGCACACGGGACGCCGCTGCCCGAGGACTCCACCGCCTTTCCGGTCTTCACCACCGAAGGGGGGCGCGAACTGAGGGGCGGCGGCGGGGTCTTTCCGGATCTGGAGATCGACGGCGACACGCTGCTGGCCGTCGAGCGCCAGCTTCTGGAGGAAGCAGCGGCTGCCGAATTCCCCCTTGGGCTCAGACTGGCCGAGATCGGGTTCGATCGCGCGCAGGCCGTCGGCAATGACGGCGCCGAGGCGACGATCACCGAGGAGAGGCTTGAGGCGTTCATCGCCGAACTGCGCGAGGCGGGTGTCCCCGACGCCACCCTCGACGATCCGGCGGCCCGGCGCTACCTGCTCTGGCGGCTCGAGATCAACCTGTCTCAACGCATGGCAGACGACGGGCGCCTGTTGCGGTTCCGCATCCAGCGCGATCCTGTCCTGGCGGAAGCCGCCCGGCTCCTGCGCGAGGCCGACGACCAGGCGGAACTTTTCAGGCTCACGGGCAGCGGAAGCTAG
- the xerD gene encoding site-specific tyrosine recombinase XerD, producing MTGERDDSVARTFREELFADYLAFERGLSARTMEAYGRDVARLIGYLSDRGIVRPDDVTRVELRDYVYSLKDRGLAPTSIRRALSSMRAYFAFLLEEEVIETDPTEQIESPRVWRTLPGVLSMREAERLLEAPDLSDPLCWRNRAVLELLYATGMRVSELTGLPLQGVDLEDRTCLVYGKGAKERMVPFGRAARRALMRYLRDVRPELERGRGEGMFFLSARGRPLTRMAVWTVVRKARDRAGIERPVSPHTLRHSCATHLLEGGADLAAVQELLGHVDIATTEIYTHVDREYVHEMHRTHHPRG from the coding sequence ATGACCGGGGAACGGGACGATTCGGTCGCGAGGACCTTCAGGGAGGAGCTCTTCGCGGACTACCTGGCCTTCGAGCGGGGGCTCTCGGCGAGGACCATGGAAGCCTACGGGCGCGATGTCGCGCGGCTTATCGGGTACCTGTCGGATCGGGGCATCGTGCGCCCGGATGACGTCACCCGCGTCGAACTCCGGGACTATGTGTACTCGCTCAAGGACAGGGGACTGGCGCCGACCTCCATCCGGCGCGCCCTGTCGTCGATGCGGGCGTACTTCGCCTTCCTTCTGGAAGAAGAGGTCATAGAGACGGATCCTACCGAGCAGATCGAGTCACCGCGCGTCTGGAGAACTCTCCCCGGAGTGCTGAGCATGCGGGAGGCCGAACGCCTGCTGGAGGCGCCGGATCTATCCGATCCGCTGTGCTGGCGCAACCGGGCCGTCCTGGAGCTGCTGTACGCGACCGGCATGCGCGTCTCCGAGCTGACGGGGCTTCCCCTGCAGGGCGTCGACCTCGAGGATCGCACCTGCCTGGTGTACGGGAAGGGCGCGAAGGAGCGCATGGTGCCCTTCGGCCGCGCCGCCCGGCGCGCGCTGATGCGCTATCTGCGGGATGTGCGGCCGGAGCTGGAGCGGGGCAGGGGCGAAGGGATGTTCTTCCTCAGCGCCAGAGGCCGCCCGCTCACCCGCATGGCGGTGTGGACCGTCGTGCGCAAGGCGCGCGACCGTGCGGGGATCGAAAGACCCGTGTCCCCGCACACGCTCCGACACAGCTGCGCGACCCATCTGCTGGAGGGAGGCGCGGACCTGGCCGCGGTACAGGAACTGCTCGGCCACGTCGACATCGCCACCACCGAGATCTACACGCACGTGGACCGGGAATACGTGCACGAGATGCACCGGACCCACCACCCCAGGGGATGA
- a CDS encoding DedA family protein, translating to MDAALDFLASLPAGLTYLVLGAGAALENIVPPVPADTFILLGGFLAVRGPADVAVVFLVTWLANTSGALLVYGAGRRFGPPFFDTRFGRLLLQPEQLSRLRRFYRRRGTPAIFFARFLPGLRAVVPAFAGVARLSFASVAVPVAVASAIWYGGLVWLGSIAGENVDTMLDWYATANRLLLAIAAAIVVVILLAWLRTRRQASGSGE from the coding sequence ATGGACGCGGCGCTCGACTTCCTCGCATCGCTCCCCGCCGGGCTGACCTACCTGGTGCTGGGGGCGGGGGCGGCCCTCGAGAACATCGTGCCCCCGGTTCCCGCCGACACGTTCATCCTGCTGGGAGGCTTCCTGGCCGTGCGCGGCCCGGCGGATGTGGCGGTGGTCTTCCTGGTGACCTGGCTGGCCAACACCTCGGGGGCCCTGCTGGTCTACGGAGCAGGGCGCCGCTTCGGTCCGCCCTTCTTCGACACCCGGTTCGGCCGACTGCTGCTTCAGCCGGAGCAGCTTTCGCGCCTGCGGCGCTTCTATCGGCGACGGGGAACGCCCGCCATCTTCTTCGCCCGCTTTCTCCCCGGGCTGCGCGCGGTGGTGCCCGCCTTCGCGGGGGTCGCCCGGCTGTCGTTTGCCTCCGTCGCCGTGCCGGTAGCCGTGGCCTCCGCCATCTGGTACGGCGGGCTGGTCTGGCTGGGGTCGATTGCCGGAGAGAACGTCGACACCATGCTCGACTGGTACGCGACCGCCAACCGCCTCCTGCTGGCCATCGCGGCCGCGATCGTCGTGGTGATTCTGCTGGCGTGGCTGCGCACCCGCAGGCAGGCATCCGGTTCCGGGGAATGA
- the ispF gene encoding 2-C-methyl-D-erythritol 2,4-cyclodiphosphate synthase has protein sequence MRVGTGYDSHRFDPERKLMLGGVEIPGVPGLTGHSDGDAVAHAVTDALLGAAAEGDIGSHFPPGDPRWRDADSMDLLGGVVALLRERGLRTINVDVTVICEAPRIGPHAAGMRARIADVLGIGSDAVSIKGKTNEGMGWIGAGEGIAVHAVALIGEEKPWTRRSTSSHRSPPG, from the coding sequence ATGAGGGTGGGCACCGGATACGACTCGCACCGCTTCGACCCGGAGCGGAAACTGATGCTGGGGGGCGTCGAGATCCCCGGGGTTCCGGGCCTGACCGGCCATTCCGATGGCGATGCGGTGGCCCACGCCGTCACCGACGCCCTGCTCGGAGCCGCGGCCGAAGGCGACATCGGAAGCCACTTTCCCCCGGGCGATCCGCGCTGGCGCGACGCCGACTCCATGGATCTGCTCGGAGGGGTGGTCGCTCTCCTCCGGGAGCGCGGGCTGCGGACGATCAACGTGGACGTGACCGTGATCTGCGAAGCACCCCGCATCGGACCGCACGCGGCAGGAATGCGCGCGCGCATCGCCGATGTGCTCGGGATCGGCTCCGACGCGGTATCGATCAAGGGGAAGACGAACGAGGGAATGGGCTGGATCGGGGCCGGCGAAGGGATCGCCGTGCACGCCGTGGCGCTCATCGGGGAGGAGAAACCATGGACGCGGCGCTCGACTTCCTCGCATCGCTCCCCGCCGGGCTGA